One Solirubrobacter pauli DNA segment encodes these proteins:
- a CDS encoding MDR family MFS transporter, whose translation MTGRALVPVFAALMLGMFLAALDQTIVSTALPTIVGELGGLEHLSWVVTSYLLATTASTPLYGKLGDMYGRKPVFLVAIVIFLVGSMLSGLSQTMGELIAFRAVQGLGAGGLMVGAQAIIADVVPPRDRGRYMGLIGSVFAVASVAGPLLGGFFVDTISWRWVFYVNLPIGVIAVLIIVFRLHLHTPSQRHAIDYLGATLLTAGVSAIILLTTWGGNEYPWGSATIVGLGAAGVVLLVAFVFVEARAAEPIIPLSLFRSAVFSVASSLGFLIGLAMFGAITFIPLFLQLVYGVSPTSSGLRMLPLMAGLLSASIISGRIISKVGRYKAFPIAGTAVTAIGMFLLSRLEVDTPPWLASVYMLVVGIGIGLVMQVLVLAVQNCAPPKDIGVATSAATFFRSMGGSLGVALFGAVFAARLSHELTKFPPEIAARFSGGLNISPDEVHSLPAAVQTDFLEAFVNALQPVFLVGAALTALAFLLSWALKEVPLRGSAGPPAELAAEQAVVGGTGSEAIIEPEAGTRR comes from the coding sequence TTGACGGGTCGGGCGCTCGTCCCGGTCTTCGCCGCGCTGATGCTCGGCATGTTCCTGGCGGCGCTCGACCAGACCATCGTCTCGACCGCGCTGCCCACGATCGTGGGCGAGCTCGGCGGGCTCGAGCACCTCTCGTGGGTGGTCACCTCCTACCTGCTGGCGACGACGGCCTCGACGCCGCTGTACGGCAAGCTCGGGGACATGTACGGGCGCAAGCCCGTCTTCCTCGTCGCGATCGTGATCTTCCTGGTCGGCTCGATGCTCTCCGGGCTCAGCCAGACGATGGGCGAGCTGATCGCGTTCCGCGCGGTGCAGGGCCTCGGCGCGGGCGGGCTGATGGTCGGCGCGCAGGCGATCATCGCCGACGTCGTCCCGCCGCGCGACCGCGGCCGCTACATGGGCCTGATCGGATCCGTGTTCGCGGTCGCGAGCGTCGCCGGCCCGCTGCTCGGCGGGTTCTTCGTCGACACGATCTCGTGGCGCTGGGTGTTCTACGTGAACCTGCCGATCGGCGTGATCGCGGTGCTGATCATCGTCTTCCGGCTGCACCTGCACACGCCGTCGCAGCGCCACGCGATCGACTACCTCGGGGCGACGCTGCTGACCGCGGGCGTGAGCGCGATCATCCTGCTCACGACCTGGGGCGGCAACGAGTACCCGTGGGGGTCGGCGACGATCGTCGGGCTCGGCGCGGCCGGCGTCGTGCTGCTCGTCGCGTTCGTGTTCGTGGAGGCCCGCGCGGCGGAGCCGATCATCCCGCTCAGCCTGTTCCGGTCGGCGGTCTTCAGCGTCGCCTCGTCGCTCGGCTTCCTGATCGGCCTCGCGATGTTCGGCGCGATCACGTTCATCCCGCTCTTCCTGCAGCTCGTCTACGGCGTGTCGCCGACCTCGTCCGGCCTGCGGATGCTGCCGCTGATGGCCGGCCTGCTGAGCGCGAGCATCATCAGCGGCCGCATCATCAGCAAGGTCGGCCGCTACAAGGCGTTCCCGATCGCCGGCACCGCCGTGACCGCGATCGGCATGTTCCTGCTCTCGCGCCTGGAGGTGGACACGCCGCCGTGGCTCGCCTCCGTCTACATGCTCGTGGTCGGCATCGGCATCGGCCTCGTCATGCAGGTGCTCGTGCTCGCCGTGCAGAACTGCGCGCCGCCGAAGGACATCGGCGTCGCCACCAGCGCCGCCACCTTCTTCCGCTCGATGGGCGGCTCGCTCGGCGTCGCGCTGTTCGGCGCCGTGTTCGCCGCGCGCCTGAGCCACGAGCTGACCAAGTTCCCGCCCGAGATCGCCGCGCGCTTCAGCGGCGGGCTGAACATCAGCCCGGACGAGGTGCACAGCCTGCCGGCGGCCGTGCAGACGGACTTCCTGGAGGCGTTCGTCAACGCCCTGCAGCCGGTGTTCCTCGTCGGCGCGGCGTTGACCGCGCTCGCGTTCCTGCTCTCGTGGGCGCTGAAGGAGGTCCCGCTGCGTGGCTCCGCCGGGCCGCCCGCGGAGCTGGCCGCCGAGCAGGCCGTCGTCGGCGGCACCGGCTCGGAAGCGATCATCGAGCCCGAGGCGGGCACCCGCCGCTAG
- a CDS encoding FKBP-type peptidyl-prolyl cis-trans isomerase yields MKLRLTCAAALSALLLAACGDSKEPAASTPAASAPAEATATPTPFIEKVTGDPTPMPEVTPSGKDEPKVTKPESDKAPTELVVRDLEVGTGDEITPGKLAAVDYKGWRLDDGVVFDSTWEKGGKPFQFIFGAKQVIDGWDQGLKGMKVGGRRQLVVPPDLAYGDHGQASIRPNDTIVFVIDLLAVN; encoded by the coding sequence ATGAAGCTTCGACTCACCTGCGCCGCCGCGCTTTCCGCCCTGCTGCTTGCGGCCTGCGGCGACTCCAAGGAACCCGCCGCGTCCACCCCGGCGGCCTCTGCTCCGGCCGAGGCGACCGCGACGCCCACGCCCTTCATCGAGAAGGTGACCGGCGACCCGACCCCGATGCCCGAGGTCACGCCCTCCGGCAAGGACGAGCCCAAGGTCACCAAGCCCGAGAGCGACAAGGCGCCGACGGAGCTCGTGGTGCGCGACCTCGAGGTCGGCACGGGCGACGAGATCACGCCGGGCAAGCTCGCCGCGGTCGACTACAAGGGCTGGCGGCTGGACGACGGCGTCGTCTTCGACTCGACGTGGGAGAAGGGCGGCAAGCCCTTCCAGTTCATCTTCGGCGCCAAGCAGGTCATCGACGGATGGGACCAGGGCCTGAAAGGCATGAAGGTCGGCGGCCGCCGCCAGCTGGTCGTCCCGCCCGACCTCGCGTACGGCGACCACGGCCAGGCCTCGATCCGGCCGAACGACACGATCGTCTTCGTGATCGACCTGCTCGCCGTCAACTGA
- a CDS encoding TIM barrel protein — MKGISRRARSCAAVAATGVAVLATSTAAHAQRPASMGEGLPVGQTGMQMFNFSRYISGTPAEQKAKVETIFQMLQSKGIRVVEPYNLHGMTATEFRALADKYQLHIVGRHGTAFTDANTQENIDNGKTLGQQFVGSGGTASPGQGTYAQTLATAAQLNRSGKRSVEAGTGKAYIHNHTAEFETKYDVNGVVKSAWEILMDNTDPRYVMAEVDAGWATDAPVDVVDLLTRYRTRIEMMHVKDLTNVAPAGRSGQPVQLGTGEIDYGRIFAAAKNSNVKWYHYELDPPNVATFDPIQTAKNSFDAVRGAAAPALYASSPTFGKEPAAPTGVGTAAPVGIKVENLGDAPLNITAVAVAAQTGEPTGATGSQSDFTVTSNTCTTGALAPAVVGQDASSCTVYVRFNPRRAGTTSIARLQFTSNSDAATNSIQLVGTSGAAYEAPISVGGEVPSTMALDITGPAPSFGVFQVGVQRDYTSTMAAEVTSTVPSTTLSVVDRGTASAGHLVNGTAALQAPLKIRANNAGSTTNAFTALPETSGTALPLLTYADPVLRSRADLGFQQTISQNETLLRGSYAKTLTFTLSSTTP, encoded by the coding sequence ATGAAGGGAATCTCCCGGCGCGCTCGCTCGTGCGCCGCGGTTGCCGCGACCGGTGTCGCGGTCCTCGCCACGTCCACGGCGGCGCACGCGCAGCGTCCCGCCAGCATGGGCGAAGGCCTGCCGGTGGGCCAGACCGGCATGCAGATGTTCAACTTCAGCCGCTACATCAGCGGCACCCCGGCTGAGCAGAAGGCCAAGGTCGAGACGATCTTCCAGATGCTGCAGTCCAAGGGCATCCGCGTCGTCGAGCCGTACAACCTGCACGGCATGACCGCCACGGAGTTCCGCGCGCTGGCCGACAAGTACCAGCTGCACATCGTCGGCCGTCACGGCACCGCGTTCACCGACGCGAACACGCAGGAGAACATCGACAACGGCAAGACGCTGGGCCAGCAGTTCGTCGGCTCGGGCGGCACCGCTTCTCCGGGCCAGGGCACGTACGCCCAGACGCTCGCCACCGCGGCGCAGCTCAACCGCTCGGGCAAGCGCTCGGTCGAGGCCGGCACGGGCAAGGCGTACATCCACAACCACACGGCCGAGTTCGAGACCAAGTACGACGTCAACGGCGTCGTCAAGTCCGCGTGGGAAATCCTCATGGACAACACGGACCCGCGGTACGTGATGGCCGAGGTCGACGCCGGTTGGGCGACTGACGCGCCGGTCGACGTGGTCGACCTGCTCACGCGCTACCGCACGCGCATCGAGATGATGCACGTCAAGGACCTCACCAACGTGGCCCCGGCCGGCCGCTCCGGCCAGCCGGTCCAGCTCGGCACGGGCGAGATCGACTACGGCCGCATCTTCGCCGCCGCCAAGAACAGCAACGTCAAGTGGTACCACTACGAGCTCGACCCGCCGAACGTGGCGACGTTCGACCCGATCCAGACCGCGAAGAACTCGTTCGACGCCGTCCGTGGTGCCGCCGCCCCGGCCCTCTACGCCTCGTCGCCGACGTTCGGCAAGGAGCCGGCGGCCCCCACGGGTGTCGGCACCGCCGCCCCGGTCGGCATCAAGGTCGAGAACCTGGGTGACGCTCCGCTGAACATCACGGCCGTGGCCGTGGCCGCCCAGACGGGTGAGCCCACCGGCGCGACCGGCTCGCAGTCGGACTTCACGGTCACCAGCAACACCTGCACCACCGGCGCCCTGGCTCCGGCCGTCGTCGGCCAGGACGCGTCGAGCTGCACGGTGTACGTGCGGTTCAACCCGCGTCGTGCCGGCACGACGTCGATCGCCCGCCTGCAGTTCACCTCGAACTCGGACGCGGCGACCAACAGCATCCAGCTCGTCGGCACCAGCGGCGCGGCCTACGAGGCCCCGATCTCCGTCGGTGGCGAGGTCCCGAGCACGATGGCCCTCGACATCACCGGTCCGGCCCCGTCGTTCGGCGTGTTCCAGGTCGGCGTCCAGCGCGACTACACGTCGACGATGGCCGCCGAGGTCACGAGCACGGTGCCGAGCACCACGCTGTCCGTCGTCGACCGCGGCACGGCTTCGGCCGGCCACCTGGTCAACGGCACGGCCGCGCTCCAGGCCCCGCTGAAGATCCGCGCGAACAACGCGGGCAGCACCACCAACGCGTTCACGGCGCTGCCGGAGACCTCCGGCACGGCCCTGCCGCTGCTCACCTACGCCGACCCGGTCCTGCGCTCCCGCGCGGACCTCGGCTTCCAGCAGACGATCAGCCAGAACGAGACGCTCCTGCGCGGCTCGTACGCCAAGACGCTGACGTTCACGCTGTCCAGCACCACCCCGTAA
- a CDS encoding PadR family transcriptional regulator → MATNEVVLALLRQGPAHGYDLKRDHDAWFPDARPLAFGQVYATLGRLEKAGLVERVETRTESGPERTVYALSEQGEHQLRDWLAEPAGAATASTDEIVRKTIAALRTGESPIEFLTRQRTAHLRRMRELTVDAPDRDPAARLARDHLVAHLDADLRWLERAAEVIG, encoded by the coding sequence GTGGCCACGAACGAAGTCGTCCTGGCGTTGCTGCGCCAAGGGCCGGCCCACGGGTACGACCTCAAGCGCGATCACGACGCGTGGTTCCCGGACGCGCGGCCGCTGGCGTTCGGGCAGGTGTACGCGACGCTCGGCCGGCTGGAGAAGGCCGGCCTCGTCGAGCGGGTCGAGACTCGGACGGAGAGCGGTCCCGAGCGGACCGTGTACGCGCTGAGCGAGCAGGGGGAGCATCAGTTGCGCGACTGGCTGGCAGAGCCGGCAGGGGCGGCGACGGCGTCGACGGACGAGATCGTGCGCAAGACGATCGCCGCGCTGCGCACGGGGGAGAGCCCGATCGAGTTCCTCACGCGCCAGCGCACCGCGCACCTGCGACGCATGCGTGAGCTGACGGTGGACGCCCCGGACCGCGACCCGGCGGCGCGGCTTGCACGGGACCACCTCGTCGCGCACCTGGACGCCGACCTGCGCTGGCTCGAGCGTGCGGCGGAGGTGATCGGATGA
- a CDS encoding aldehyde dehydrogenase yields the protein MLIGGSWVEARSGERFESVNPYLGTPWATVPRAGAADVDAAVQAARAAFVDWSRTTPVARGKLLRRLADLIAERASSIARVETTDNGKLIREMEGQLRGLADYYHYFAGAADKVGGETLPADRDNFFVYTVREPLGVVAAITPWNSPVLLASWKIAPALAAGCCVVVKPAEQAPCSTLEFAALFEEAGFPPGVMNVVTGFGGEAGAPLVEHPGVDKVAFTGGTATGRAVMRGAASHLARVTLELGGKSPNVVFADADLDAAANGVVAGIFAATGQTCMAGSRLLVEDAVHDELVERLAARAASIRMGDPLDPETEMGPVAFEGHLQGVLAAIASASDEGARLVAGGTRGDGPGYFVRPTIFGDVTNDMRLAREEIFGPVLAALRFSSEEEAVALANDTAFGLAAGVWTRDVQRAHRMARALRAGTVWVNAYRAVGPAAPFGGYKDSGIGRENGIQAITGYTETKTVWIELTGATRDPFQLG from the coding sequence ATGCTCATCGGGGGCTCCTGGGTGGAGGCTCGCTCGGGGGAGCGCTTCGAGAGCGTCAACCCGTACCTGGGCACGCCGTGGGCGACGGTGCCGCGGGCCGGGGCCGCCGACGTGGACGCCGCGGTCCAGGCGGCGCGGGCGGCGTTCGTCGACTGGTCGCGGACCACGCCCGTCGCGCGCGGGAAGCTCCTGCGCCGGCTCGCCGACCTGATCGCCGAGCGCGCGTCGTCGATCGCCCGCGTCGAGACGACCGACAACGGCAAGCTGATCCGCGAGATGGAGGGCCAACTGCGCGGGCTCGCCGACTACTACCACTACTTCGCGGGCGCGGCGGACAAGGTCGGGGGCGAGACGCTGCCGGCCGACCGCGACAACTTCTTCGTCTACACGGTGCGTGAGCCGCTCGGCGTGGTGGCGGCGATCACTCCCTGGAACTCGCCGGTGCTGCTGGCGTCGTGGAAGATCGCGCCGGCGCTCGCCGCGGGCTGCTGCGTGGTGGTCAAGCCCGCCGAGCAGGCACCGTGCTCGACGCTCGAGTTCGCGGCGCTGTTCGAGGAGGCGGGGTTCCCGCCGGGCGTGATGAACGTCGTGACCGGGTTCGGCGGGGAGGCGGGCGCGCCGCTCGTCGAGCACCCGGGCGTCGACAAGGTGGCCTTCACCGGGGGGACGGCGACAGGCCGCGCCGTCATGCGCGGCGCGGCCTCGCACCTCGCGCGGGTCACGCTCGAGCTCGGCGGCAAGTCGCCCAACGTCGTCTTCGCCGACGCCGACCTGGACGCGGCCGCGAACGGCGTGGTCGCGGGCATCTTCGCCGCCACCGGCCAGACGTGCATGGCCGGGTCGCGGCTGCTCGTCGAGGACGCCGTGCACGACGAGCTCGTCGAGCGGCTGGCGGCCCGGGCCGCGTCGATCCGGATGGGCGACCCCCTCGACCCGGAGACCGAGATGGGACCGGTCGCGTTCGAGGGGCACCTGCAGGGGGTGCTGGCGGCGATCGCGTCCGCGTCGGACGAGGGCGCGCGGCTCGTCGCGGGCGGCACGCGCGGGGACGGCCCCGGCTACTTCGTGCGGCCGACGATCTTCGGCGACGTCACCAACGACATGCGGCTCGCGCGCGAGGAGATCTTCGGGCCGGTGCTGGCGGCGCTGCGCTTCTCGTCCGAGGAGGAGGCGGTCGCGCTCGCCAACGACACGGCGTTCGGGCTGGCCGCGGGCGTGTGGACGCGCGACGTCCAGCGCGCGCACCGGATGGCGCGCGCGCTGCGGGCCGGGACCGTCTGGGTGAACGCCTACCGCGCGGTCGGGCCGGCGGCGCCGTTCGGCGGCTACAAGGACTCGGGCATCGGCCGCGAGAACGGCATCCAGGCGATCACCGGATACACGGAGACCAAGACGGTCTGGATCGAGCTCACCGGCGCCACCCGCGACCCGTTCCAGCTCGGCTAG
- a CDS encoding ABC transporter ATP-binding protein, which translates to MILQLRGVEHAYRRTVALRGVSLAVESEEVVAITGPSGCGKSTLLHVAAGILRPQAGDVTLLGEALTTLSETARARLRRRSVGVVLQFGQLVPDLSALENVALPLLLERHDRAAALTAAREWLERVGITAERDTLAAELSGGEAQRVAVARALVTGPAIVFADEPTGSLDTAGGEALMTLLLGAARERGAALVVVTHDNVVAAHADREVRLRDGRVEAEAALR; encoded by the coding sequence ATGATCCTCCAGCTGCGGGGTGTCGAGCATGCGTACCGGCGCACCGTCGCGCTGCGCGGCGTGTCACTGGCCGTCGAGTCCGAGGAGGTCGTCGCGATCACCGGGCCGAGTGGGTGCGGCAAGTCGACGCTGCTGCACGTCGCCGCGGGCATCCTGCGCCCCCAGGCGGGCGACGTGACGTTGCTCGGCGAAGCGCTGACGACGCTGAGCGAGACGGCCCGCGCCCGGCTGCGTCGCCGCAGCGTCGGCGTCGTGCTCCAGTTCGGCCAGCTCGTCCCGGACCTGTCGGCCCTCGAGAACGTCGCCCTGCCGCTGCTGCTCGAGCGTCACGACCGGGCCGCCGCGCTGACCGCCGCGCGTGAGTGGCTGGAGCGCGTCGGCATCACCGCCGAGCGCGACACGCTCGCCGCCGAGCTCAGCGGCGGCGAGGCCCAGCGCGTCGCCGTCGCCCGCGCGCTGGTGACGGGCCCGGCGATCGTGTTCGCCGACGAGCCGACCGGCAGCCTCGACACCGCCGGCGGCGAAGCCTTGATGACCCTGCTGCTCGGAGCGGCCCGCGAACGCGGCGCGGCGCTCGTGGTCGTCACGCACGACAACGTGGTGGCCGCGCACGCCGACCGCGAGGTCCGCCTACGGGACGGCCGCGTCGAGGCCGAGGCGGCACTCCGGTGA
- a CDS encoding IclR family transcriptional regulator, translated as MQATRAHRGLSTARAALHVTWLLARAPDGVRADEVAATLGKSVSTAYNLLASLCDEGVAERHAGGVYKLSPAFRETVAEESDRHDLSGVVDDLLARTHKRAYLAVLRDNQLRVVLERGLQGMPKLPGMNPEIADNAHALALGKVVLALGPRDAVDRYARTGLKRFTAHTITEPGALHEELTRVRLNGVATEREEFERDFCCLAAPVLDHDRRFLGAVGISMSRRAFDHEREQLEETLRDVVGFQRSAEIRADLDHGPHAHVTALQGRRFQRRRP; from the coding sequence ATGCAGGCTACCCGAGCACATCGGGGACTCAGCACTGCGCGCGCGGCCCTCCACGTCACGTGGTTGCTGGCCCGTGCGCCGGACGGGGTCCGCGCAGACGAAGTGGCCGCGACGCTCGGCAAGAGCGTCTCGACGGCCTACAACCTGCTCGCGTCGCTGTGCGACGAGGGTGTGGCCGAGCGCCACGCGGGTGGCGTCTACAAGCTCTCCCCCGCGTTCCGCGAAACCGTCGCCGAGGAATCCGACCGCCACGACCTGAGCGGCGTCGTCGACGACCTCCTCGCCCGGACGCACAAGCGCGCGTACCTCGCGGTGCTGCGCGACAACCAACTTCGCGTGGTCCTCGAGCGCGGGCTGCAGGGCATGCCGAAGCTCCCGGGCATGAACCCTGAGATCGCCGACAACGCGCACGCCCTCGCGCTGGGCAAGGTCGTGCTCGCGCTCGGACCACGCGATGCCGTCGACCGCTACGCCCGCACGGGCCTCAAGCGCTTCACGGCGCACACGATCACCGAGCCCGGCGCGTTGCACGAGGAGCTCACGCGCGTCCGGCTGAACGGCGTCGCCACCGAGCGCGAGGAGTTCGAGCGTGACTTCTGCTGCCTCGCCGCGCCGGTGCTCGACCACGACCGGCGCTTCCTCGGCGCCGTCGGCATCTCGATGTCCCGTCGCGCCTTCGACCACGAGCGCGAGCAGCTCGAGGAGACGCTGCGCGACGTCGTCGGATTCCAACGATCTGCAGAGATCCGGGCTGATCTTGATCACGGCCCGCACGCCCACGTAACTGCACTCCAGGGACGACGTTTCCAAAGGAGGCGGCCTTGA
- a CDS encoding GAF domain-containing protein, with translation MSENSWLAVNAGTTPLVRAQELRFAWERFIADDDGDPTLVREAITDSWRRSSAAGVDPLGSRLAPVVADESETHDRYEEHLLHRAAPLIHDCLSAIADEAGYLIVISDADGTLMSIEGSANMRLRAAGDMNFAEGTLWSEGGAGTNAIGTALALDHAVQVFGPEHFSDPVQRWTCSACPIHDPETGEVIGVIDLTGELSTVHPHSLAVATATARAVEASLQLALQERDARLHARYGARVSPDRSALVTRSGRAIGPVPRGWNVQGRLVIPPGGGELTLPSGALAVAEPVSPTHEAFVVHALESKRVTSIARPLVKLRFLGRDRAELEVEDRTTTLRPRLAEILALLCASPDGMSAERLCADLHGDGGSVSSVRVEVSRLRKLLGPWIDTDRYRLTCDVESDVRRVEGLLVAGQTRAAAEAYTGPLLPSSEAPGIVRERERLDRWLHQAVMTAEDVEALWAYVQITRDDLGAWKRLLTQLEFRDPRRPLAAARVGELRAALM, from the coding sequence GTGAGCGAAAACTCGTGGCTTGCCGTCAATGCCGGCACCACGCCCCTCGTGCGAGCGCAGGAGCTGCGCTTCGCGTGGGAGCGGTTCATCGCCGACGACGACGGCGACCCGACGCTCGTGCGGGAGGCGATCACCGACTCGTGGCGTCGCTCGTCCGCCGCCGGTGTGGACCCGCTGGGCAGCCGGCTCGCGCCCGTCGTCGCCGACGAGAGCGAGACGCACGACCGCTACGAGGAGCACCTGCTGCACCGGGCCGCGCCGCTCATCCACGACTGCCTGTCGGCGATCGCGGACGAGGCCGGCTACCTGATCGTGATCAGCGACGCCGACGGCACGCTGATGAGCATCGAGGGCAGCGCGAACATGCGGCTGCGCGCCGCGGGCGACATGAACTTCGCCGAGGGGACGCTGTGGAGCGAGGGCGGCGCGGGCACGAACGCGATCGGCACCGCGCTCGCGCTCGACCACGCGGTGCAGGTGTTCGGCCCCGAGCACTTCTCCGACCCGGTGCAGCGGTGGACCTGCAGCGCGTGCCCGATCCACGACCCGGAGACGGGCGAGGTGATCGGCGTCATCGACCTCACGGGCGAGCTGTCCACCGTGCATCCGCACAGCCTCGCCGTCGCGACCGCCACCGCCCGCGCCGTCGAGGCCAGCCTCCAGCTCGCGCTGCAGGAGCGCGACGCTCGCCTGCACGCACGCTACGGCGCGCGCGTCTCACCCGACCGCAGCGCGCTCGTCACCCGCTCGGGCCGGGCGATCGGGCCGGTGCCGCGCGGCTGGAACGTCCAGGGCCGGCTGGTGATCCCGCCCGGCGGCGGCGAGCTGACGCTGCCGTCCGGCGCGCTCGCGGTGGCCGAGCCCGTCTCCCCCACGCACGAGGCGTTCGTCGTCCACGCGCTGGAGTCCAAGCGCGTGACGAGCATCGCCCGCCCGCTGGTGAAGCTGCGCTTCCTCGGCCGCGACCGCGCCGAGCTGGAGGTCGAGGACCGCACGACGACGTTGCGCCCGCGCCTGGCCGAGATCCTCGCGCTGCTGTGCGCGAGCCCGGACGGGATGAGCGCCGAGCGCCTGTGCGCGGACCTGCACGGCGACGGCGGGAGCGTGTCCAGCGTCCGCGTCGAGGTCAGCCGGCTGCGCAAGCTGCTCGGCCCGTGGATCGACACGGACCGCTACCGGCTCACGTGCGACGTCGAGTCGGACGTGCGCCGCGTCGAGGGCCTGCTCGTCGCCGGGCAGACGCGCGCGGCCGCAGAGGCGTACACCGGGCCGCTGCTGCCCAGCAGCGAGGCACCGGGCATCGTGCGCGAGCGTGAGCGCCTGGACCGCTGGCTCCACCAGGCCGTGATGACGGCCGAGGACGTCGAAGCGCTGTGGGCGTACGTGCAGATCACGCGCGACGACCTCGGGGCGTGGAAGCGCCTGTTGACGCAGCTCGAGTTCCGTGACCCGCGCCGCCCACTGGCGGCCGCGCGTGTCGGCGAGCTGCGTGCAGCGCTCATGTAA
- a CDS encoding AGE family epimerase/isomerase: MDLIGERERLLAFARGAVHPDGGFGWLRTDGSLDLARGRELWINTRMTYVFAMAGERELVETGLHALRTDFRDAQHGGWFSVAGEPSDKLAYEHVFVVLAAAAAGDAALLGEALEVLDTYFWEEHFGALSDVRSRDWSRVEAYRGANANMHGVEAMIATGDERWLDRARRITQLLTGGVRVVEHYDPIWRPQPHYNREDPTHRFRPYGVTPGHGFEWARLAHSLGFEEAARRLFSGAIHDGWDGSGFVYTVDFDGRPVVRARLHWVLCEAIAAAAALGEHDFERAWWALAEQHFIDREGGSWWHELDADNRPASTIWDGKPDVYHALGAVSASLRPAGS; encoded by the coding sequence ATGGATCTGATCGGTGAGCGCGAGAGGTTGCTCGCCTTCGCGCGCGGGGCCGTGCACCCGGACGGCGGCTTCGGCTGGCTGCGCACCGATGGATCGCTCGACCTCGCGCGCGGCCGCGAGCTGTGGATCAACACGCGGATGACCTACGTGTTCGCGATGGCCGGCGAGCGCGAGCTGGTGGAGACCGGCCTGCACGCCCTGCGCACCGACTTCCGCGACGCCCAGCACGGCGGCTGGTTCTCGGTCGCCGGCGAGCCGTCGGACAAGCTCGCGTACGAGCACGTCTTCGTCGTGCTGGCGGCGGCCGCGGCGGGCGACGCGGCGCTGCTGGGAGAGGCGTTGGAGGTGCTCGACACCTACTTCTGGGAGGAGCACTTCGGTGCGTTGTCGGACGTGCGCTCGCGCGACTGGAGCCGGGTCGAGGCCTACCGCGGCGCGAACGCGAACATGCACGGCGTCGAGGCGATGATCGCCACCGGCGACGAGCGATGGCTCGATCGCGCGCGCCGGATCACGCAGCTGCTGACCGGTGGCGTGCGCGTGGTCGAGCACTACGACCCGATCTGGCGTCCGCAGCCGCACTACAACCGCGAGGATCCGACCCACCGCTTCCGACCGTACGGCGTCACGCCCGGCCACGGCTTCGAATGGGCGCGGCTGGCGCACTCGCTCGGGTTCGAGGAAGCGGCGCGCCGGCTGTTCTCCGGCGCCATCCACGACGGCTGGGACGGCAGCGGGTTCGTCTACACCGTCGACTTCGACGGGCGGCCGGTCGTCCGCGCGCGGCTGCACTGGGTGCTGTGCGAGGCGATCGCGGCCGCCGCGGCGCTGGGCGAGCACGACTTCGAGCGCGCCTGGTGGGCGCTGGCCGAGCAGCACTTCATCGACCGCGAAGGCGGGTCGTGGTGGCACGAGCTCGACGCCGACAACCGTCCGGCCTCGACGATCTGGGACGGCAAGCCCGACGTGTACCACGCGCTCGGCGCGGTGAGCGCCTCGCTCAGGCCGGCTGGTTCTTGA